CGGCGCCGCCGGCGAGCAGCCAGGACAGCCAGGCGCCGTACCCGGCGCCGACGGCGTCCCAGCGCAGCGAGTCGGGCGCGAAGTAGACCATCTCGCCGGGCCGGCCCGGCAGACCGGTCTCCTCCTCCGTCCCGCCCTGGATCGCGAAGGTCCCGCCGAGCACGTCGTGCGCCACCACGAGCCCTGCGGCGGGCCGCCAGTCGGCGTCGGGTTCGTCGGGGTAGCCGTTGACGCGCGCGAGGCCGGGCAGGCGCCGGTCGTTGTGGACGGCCGGGCTGCCGTACAGCCGCAGCCAGCCGTCGTCGACGAGCACCCCGCCGGTGTGGAACACGAACGCGCCGAGGTACGAGCGGACGGTGACCTGTGTCTGGAGGAGGGTGGCCGCCGCCTGTCCGGGGTCGGGGTCCAGTACCTCGACGGGCACCTTCGCGGCCCGCAGCTCCTCTTCGAGCAGCGGCCACGCCGGCTCGTCGACCTCGGTCAGCTCGCTCAGTTCACGCACAGGGAAATCGTCGCACGCGGTCCGGGGTCGTCGACCGGGGGCGTCGACCGGGAGCGTCGACCGGGAGCGTTGATCGAAGGCGTTGATCGGCGGCCCTCCCGGAGGTATCTTGCATTACATGGTTCCTGGCGAAGCAAGATCTGAGACGGCGGCCGGAAAGGTCGCCAGTCAGCTGCGCAAGGGGGTACTGGAGTACTGCGTCCTCGCCCTGCTGCGCGACGGCCCGCGCTACGGCGTCGAGATCCTCGACGAACTGGCGGCGGTCAGCG
This is a stretch of genomic DNA from Streptomyces sp. R44. It encodes these proteins:
- a CDS encoding DUF2625 domain-containing protein, with translation MRELSELTEVDEPAWPLLEEELRAAKVPVEVLDPDPGQAAATLLQTQVTVRSYLGAFVFHTGGVLVDDGWLRLYGSPAVHNDRRLPGLARVNGYPDEPDADWRPAAGLVVAHDVLGGTFAIQGGTEEETGLPGRPGEMVYFAPDSLRWDAVGAGYGAWLSWLLAGGAEEFYEGLRWPGWRDEVPGLTGGEGLSLYPPLWSAEAHQDLAGTSRAVVPLDQLLGLGRETALQLDGTDPGFLGTP